From the Saccharomonospora marina XMU15 genome, the window GCACGTGACCGATTCGCGGGGTCGCCGCTACCTGGACTTCTTCGCAGGCATCCTCACCAACGCGCTCGGCTACGATGTCGCCGAGGTCCGCGACGCACTGCGGGCCCAACTCGACACCGGAGTGCTGCACACCTCCACGCTGTACCTGATCCGCAACCAGGTCGAGTTGGCCGAGCGGATCGCGAAGCTGTCCGGCATCCCCGACGCCAAGGTGTTCTTCACCAACTCAGGCACGGAAGCCAACGAGACCGCGCTGATGCTGGCGACGCAGTACCGCCGCAGCAATCAGGTGCTGGCACTGCGCAACTCCTACCACGGCAGAGCCTTCGCCACCGTGGGCGTGACCGGCAACCGTGGCTGGTCGGCCAGTTCGCTTTCTCCCGTGAAGGTGAGCTACGTGCACGGCGGCTACCGCTACCGGGGGCCGTTCTCGGGCTACTCCGATGCCGACTACATCGCGGCCTGTGTGGAGGATCTGCGCGACGTGCTGACCACTACGACCTCGGGCGACGTGGCCGCGCTGATCGCCGAGCCGATCCAGGGTGTGGGCGGGTTCAACGTCCCGCCCGACGGGTTGTTCGGCGAGTTCAAGCAGGTGCTGGACGAGGAGGGCATCCTGTTCGTCTCCGACGAGGTGCAGACCGGCTGGGGGCGCACCGGCCAGCACTTCTGGGGCATCGAGGCCCACGGCGTGACACCGGACATCATGACCTTCGCCAAGGGCGTCGGCAACGGACTCGCCATCGGCGGCGTGATCGCCCGCCGCGAGATCATGGACTGCCTTCGGGCCAACTCCATCTCCACCTTCGGCGGCAACCCGCTTGCCACGGCGGCAGCCGCGGCAACGCTGGACTACCTGCTCGACCACGACCTGCAGAGCAACGCCGCCGAACTGGGCGAGCGGCTGCTTCGCGGGCTGCGCGACATCGGTGACGCGCATCCGGTCGTGGGCGACGTGCGGGGCAAGGGACTGATGATCGGCCTCGAACTCGTCGTACCCGGTGGCAGCCGACCCAGCGAGCGGGCGGCCGGGATCGTGCTCGAGGAGACCAGGTCGCGCGGACTGCTGGTGGGCAAGGGCGGGCTGCACGGCAACGTCGTCCGGCTCGCGCCACCGATGACGCTCACGGCCGAGGAAGCCGAGCAAGCGCTGCGAATCCTCGGTGAGGCCGTCGCCGTGGCCGACCGGGAGGTCGGAGAAGCCCAGCGGCCGGACCGCTGAGAGGTTTCCGCCCCGGTTTGTGAGCGAGATCACCGGTTGCCGGGCCTGCCGGTGCGCGGCGGCCCAGTCGCCGCGCGCCGGGACTGCTCCACAGCGGCTGTAAGAACGTAAACTCGTCGTCAGCCAGGCATGGGCAGGTCGAGTTGACGACGAGAGGAGACGCCGGTGGCCAGCGCTGACGAGCGTCGCTTCGAGGTGTTGCGCGCCATCGTTGCCGACTACGTGTCCAACCATGAGCCGGTCGGTTCGAAGGCGTTGGTCGACCGGCACAACCTGGGCGTGTCGAGTGCCACCGTCCGCAACGACATGGCCGCACTCGAAGAGGACGGCTACATCACTCAGCCGCACACCAGCGCAGGCCGCATCCCCACGGACAAGGGCTACCGGCTTTTCGTGGACAAGCTCTCCGAGGTCAAGCCGCTTTCCGGCGCGGAGCGGCGGGCGATCGGGCAATTTCTCGAGGGCGCGCTCGATCTCGACGACGTGCTGAGGCGGTCGGTGCGGCTGCTGGCACAGCTGACCCGGCAGGTGGCGGTGGTGCAGTATCCGACACTGACCAACTCCACCGTGCGGCACGTGGAGGTGGTGCTGCTCACCCCGGCCCGGCTCATGCTGGTGCTCATCACCGACACCGGTCGCGTCGACCAGCGGATCGTCGATCTCGGGGACGTGATCAGCGATGATTCGGTCGCCCGGCTTCGTGACGTGCTGAACTCGGCGCTGCAGGGACACCGGCTCGCCGAGGCCGCCGCGAAGGTGTCCGAACTGCCGGAGCACGCGCCCGCCGAACTGCGCGACGCCATGACGCGGGTGTGCACCGTGCTCGTGGAGTCCCTGGTGGAGCACCCGGAGGAACGTCTGGTGCTCGGTGGTACCGCCAACCTCACTCGCAACGTCGCCGACTTCCCCGGCTCGTTGCGGCAGGTGCTGGAGGCCCTCGAGGAGCAGGTGGTGGTGTTGAAACTGCTCGCCGCCGCGCGCAACCCCGGTGCGATCACCGTGCGGATCGGGGAGGAGAATGAGGACGAGCAGATGCGCAGTACGTCGGTGGTGTCGATCGGCTACGGCTCGGACGAGGTGTTGATGGGGGGCATGGGTGTCGTCGGCCCCACCAGGATGGACTATCCGGGCACGATCGCCGCAGTGCGTGCTGTGGCCAACTACGTGGGCCAGATCCTGTCCGGCAAGTAGGCGTTTCTAGGAGGACGGCAAGACGGTGGCCAGGGACTACTACGGCATCCTCGGGGTGTCGAAGAACGCGACCGATCAGGAGATCAAGCGCGCATACCGCAAGCTCGCGCGTGAGCTGCACCCTGATGTCAACCCGTCCGAGGACGCGCAGCACCGCTTCAGCGAGGTCACCACCGCCTATGAGGTGCTGTCCGATCCACAGAAGCGCAAGGTCGTCGACCTCGGTGGCGACCCGCTGGACAACGGCGCGAGCGCGGGCGGACGCGACCCGTTCGCGGGCTTCGGCGGGCTCGGCGACATCATGGACGCCTTCTTCGGCGCCGCCACCGGCGGTGGCAGGGGCCGGGGTCCGCGCAGCCGCGTTCAGCCGGGCTCGGACGCGCTGATCAGGCTGAGCCTGACGCTGGAGGAGTGCGCGACGGGCGTCGACAAGGAGATCGCCGTCGACACGGCGATCCTGTGCGACCGTTGCCGGGGCGCGGGCACCGCCGAGGGCGGCACCGTGACCACCTGCGACACCTGCGGTGGGCAGGGCGAGATCCAGTCGGTGCAGCGTTCCTTCCTCGGGCAGGTGGTCACCGCGAGGCCGTGCCCGGTGTGCCGTGGCTTCGGTGAGGTCATCACCGACCCGTGCCAGCAGTGCGGCGGTGACGGCCGCGTGCGGGCGCGTCGCAACGTGACCGCGAAGATCCCACCGGGGG encodes:
- a CDS encoding aspartate aminotransferase family protein, whose amino-acid sequence is MTEPDLLSRHRAVLPEWLTLYYSEPIEIVGASGRHVTDSRGRRYLDFFAGILTNALGYDVAEVRDALRAQLDTGVLHTSTLYLIRNQVELAERIAKLSGIPDAKVFFTNSGTEANETALMLATQYRRSNQVLALRNSYHGRAFATVGVTGNRGWSASSLSPVKVSYVHGGYRYRGPFSGYSDADYIAACVEDLRDVLTTTTSGDVAALIAEPIQGVGGFNVPPDGLFGEFKQVLDEEGILFVSDEVQTGWGRTGQHFWGIEAHGVTPDIMTFAKGVGNGLAIGGVIARREIMDCLRANSISTFGGNPLATAAAAATLDYLLDHDLQSNAAELGERLLRGLRDIGDAHPVVGDVRGKGLMIGLELVVPGGSRPSERAAGIVLEETRSRGLLVGKGGLHGNVVRLAPPMTLTAEEAEQALRILGEAVAVADREVGEAQRPDR
- the dnaJ gene encoding molecular chaperone DnaJ, translated to MARDYYGILGVSKNATDQEIKRAYRKLARELHPDVNPSEDAQHRFSEVTTAYEVLSDPQKRKVVDLGGDPLDNGASAGGRDPFAGFGGLGDIMDAFFGAATGGGRGRGPRSRVQPGSDALIRLSLTLEECATGVDKEIAVDTAILCDRCRGAGTAEGGTVTTCDTCGGQGEIQSVQRSFLGQVVTARPCPVCRGFGEVITDPCQQCGGDGRVRARRNVTAKIPPGVGDGMRIRLSGQGEVGPGGGPAGDLYVEIDEAPHEVFVREGNDLHCHLRIPMTSAALGATVPLETLVDGVQDIDIEPGTQPSAELLLTGMGMPRLRSSGRVDGRGDLHVHIDVVVPTKLDEEQAELLRQLAQIRGEEAPSLAGNGHKNGGLFSKLRAKSR
- the hrcA gene encoding heat-inducible transcriptional repressor HrcA, translated to MASADERRFEVLRAIVADYVSNHEPVGSKALVDRHNLGVSSATVRNDMAALEEDGYITQPHTSAGRIPTDKGYRLFVDKLSEVKPLSGAERRAIGQFLEGALDLDDVLRRSVRLLAQLTRQVAVVQYPTLTNSTVRHVEVVLLTPARLMLVLITDTGRVDQRIVDLGDVISDDSVARLRDVLNSALQGHRLAEAAAKVSELPEHAPAELRDAMTRVCTVLVESLVEHPEERLVLGGTANLTRNVADFPGSLRQVLEALEEQVVVLKLLAAARNPGAITVRIGEENEDEQMRSTSVVSIGYGSDEVLMGGMGVVGPTRMDYPGTIAAVRAVANYVGQILSGK